The Orcinus orca chromosome 4, mOrcOrc1.1, whole genome shotgun sequence genome includes a region encoding these proteins:
- the LOC101289398 gene encoding phosphatidylinositol N-acetylglucosaminyltransferase subunit Y-like produces the protein MFLSLPTLTVLIPLVSLAGLLYSVSVEENFPQGCTSTTSLCVYSRLLPVTIPVYVFFHLWTWMGIKLFRHN, from the coding sequence ATGTTTCTGTCTCTTCCTACGTTGACTGTCCTTATTCCATTGGTCTCGTTAGCAGGGCTGTTATACTCGGTCTCTGTGGAAGAAAACTTCCCACAGGGCTGCACTAGCACAACCAGCCTGTGCGTTTACAGTCGGCTGTTGCCGGTTACCATACCCGTTTATGTGTTCTTCCACCTTTGGACTTGGATGGGTATTAAACTCTTCAGGCATAATTAA
- the LOC101289154 gene encoding protein preY, mitochondrial-like has product MPSGVCSRLSSALRRTCAQPPAVSQRCVHASVSRPSSDQSERTREPPRAFDPALLEFLVCPFSKKPLRYEASPNELINEELEIAYPIIDGIPNMIPQAARMTHQNKKQEEMEQQ; this is encoded by the coding sequence ATGCCGAGTGGAGTGTGCAGCCGGCTCTCCTCAGCGCTGCGGCGGACATGCGCACAGCCGCCCGCGGTCTCCCAGAGGTGTGTGCACGCGTCGGTGTCGCGGCCGTCCTCAGACCAGAGCGAGAGGACAAGGGAACCGCCCCGCGCCTTCGACCCAGCACTGCTGGAGTTCCTGGTGTGCCCATTCTCCAAGAAGCCGCTCCGATATGAAGCATCGCCAAATGAGTTAATTAACGAAGAGTTAGAAATAGCCTATCCAATTATCGATGGGATTCCTAATATGATACCACAGGCAGCTAGGATGACACATCAAaataagaagcaagaagaaatggaGCAGCAGTAG